In Spirochaeta lutea, a single genomic region encodes these proteins:
- the gdhA gene encoding NADP-specific glutamate dehydrogenase — protein MSYVQEVLTQVAKRNPGEQEFLQAVDEVLTSLEPAIAQHPEYREYQILERLVEPERVVHFRVPWVDDSGKCQVNRGFRVQFNSALGPYKGGLRFHPTVNLSILKFLGFEQIFKNSLTTLPMGGGKGGSDFDPKGKSEGEVMRFCQSFMTELSKHIGSNTDIPAGDIGVGGREIGFLFGQYKRLRNEFTGVLTGKALNWGGSKIRPEATGYGSVYFAKEMLAAKGDSLEGKTCLVSGSGNVAQYTVEKLLEFGAKPVSLSDSGGTIHDPDGITTEKLAFVMELKNVRRGRISEYAKKYPKATYKEGVRPWDIPCDAAFPSATQNELLGADAKTLLKNGCKLVCEGANMPSDKDAVHQFLEAGILYGPGKAANAGGVATSGLEMSQNSLRLSWSREEVDARLQGIMKQIHADAAQAAERYASPFNYVAGANIAGFIKVADSMLDQGVV, from the coding sequence TGTCGTACGTTCAAGAAGTACTCACCCAGGTCGCAAAAAGAAATCCAGGTGAGCAAGAATTCCTCCAGGCGGTTGATGAGGTCTTAACCAGTCTGGAACCTGCAATTGCCCAGCATCCCGAGTACCGGGAATACCAGATTTTGGAGCGTCTGGTAGAGCCCGAGCGGGTTGTACACTTCCGGGTGCCCTGGGTTGATGATTCAGGCAAATGCCAGGTAAACAGGGGATTCCGGGTGCAGTTCAACAGCGCCCTGGGTCCGTACAAGGGGGGATTACGCTTTCACCCCACGGTAAATCTGAGTATTCTTAAGTTCCTCGGGTTTGAGCAGATCTTTAAGAACTCCCTTACCACCCTGCCCATGGGAGGAGGAAAAGGCGGTTCGGACTTCGATCCCAAGGGAAAGAGCGAAGGCGAGGTTATGCGGTTCTGCCAGTCCTTCATGACCGAGCTATCCAAGCATATCGGATCTAATACCGACATTCCCGCGGGTGACATCGGGGTTGGCGGCCGGGAAATCGGTTTCCTCTTCGGACAGTACAAACGCCTTCGCAACGAGTTCACCGGGGTCCTGACCGGAAAGGCCCTGAACTGGGGGGGAAGCAAGATTCGACCCGAGGCTACGGGATACGGATCTGTCTACTTTGCAAAAGAAATGCTGGCTGCCAAGGGGGACTCTCTGGAAGGAAAGACCTGCCTGGTGAGCGGTTCGGGGAATGTCGCCCAGTACACCGTAGAAAAACTTCTGGAGTTCGGAGCAAAACCCGTGAGCCTCTCAGACTCCGGGGGAACCATCCACGATCCCGATGGAATCACCACCGAAAAGCTGGCATTCGTGATGGAACTGAAAAATGTACGCCGGGGCAGGATCTCCGAGTACGCTAAAAAATACCCCAAGGCGACCTACAAAGAGGGTGTACGCCCCTGGGATATTCCCTGCGATGCCGCCTTCCCCAGCGCCACCCAGAATGAGCTACTCGGTGCCGATGCGAAAACACTCCTGAAAAACGGGTGTAAGCTGGTGTGCGAGGGAGCGAACATGCCCAGCGACAAGGATGCTGTCCATCAGTTCCTCGAAGCCGGTATCCTCTACGGTCCCGGCAAAGCTGCCAACGCCGGCGGTGTGGCAACCAGCGGCCTAGAAATGAGCCAAAACTCTCTACGGCTTTCGTGGTCCAGAGAAGAGGTGGATGCCCGGCTGCAGGGGATCATGAAGCAAATTCACGCCGATGCGGCCCAGGCGGCAGAGCGCTATGCGAGTCCCTTCAACTATGTTGCAGGAGCCAATATCGCAGGGTTCATCAAGGTTGCCGACAGCATGCTGGATCAGGGCGTCGTATAA